The Proteus terrae subsp. cibarius genome contains the following window.
TCGTACTTCATTGTGTATCACCTATTAGGTTATTTTCAATATTTAGCTGAATTGTTTCAGGCGCCAATATTATAGCAAAAAATAATTGTAAATATTTTTCCATTATTCAACTATTGTTAATAATATTATAATCACATAGGTTAATAAGATAAAGACGATCAAAAACAATAACACAATTTATTCTAACTTTATTAAATTAATATTATAAATGTGATATAAGATGAATTCACATATCATAAATATATTTTATTTCCACCTATTATTGAAATTGACTTTTATTATTAATAAATCAGTTAAAATACAAAAAACCAATAAAAACATAAAGATAAAAACCACTCTATATTTCAATATCATTAAGTTATATAAAATGTATTTTTTTAAAATTAAGTTAATAAATAATTTTATTTTTATGACACCAATCAATGAATCTTTAATAATATGTTAATAAGATCGTTCTCAATAAAAACACTTATTCGCTTTATTTTTTTACTTCCGATTATTTATTTAACCTGCAACCTAATGGAATAACCTGATGAATAAATTAACTCCATTACGCCCCATACCTACATTAATCGCCGTTTCTATTACCCTTATTATCTGGTTTCTTATTCCCGTACCACAGGGAGTTGATCCCAATGCTTGGCATTTATTAGCACTCTTTGTCGGGACTATCGCTGCCATTATTGGTAAAGCTCTTCCTATCGGCGCTGTTTCTATTATTGCTATCGCATTAGTCGCTGTTACAGGGGTCACTAACCCTAATTCAACCAAAGCCGCTATCGGTGATGCATTAAGTGGATTTTCCAATGATCTTATCTGGTTAATTGGTATTTCCATTATGGTGTCAATGAGTCTGAATAAAACCGGGCTCGGCGCTAGAATTGGTTATTATTTTATTTCCCTATTTGGCAAAAAAACCATTGGGATAGCCTATTCATTGGCTATTGCTGAAACAATATTAGCCCCTGTAACACCAAGTAATACCGCGCGTGGTGGTGGGATTATTCACCCAATTATGCGTTCAATATCAGATAGTTTTAACTCTAAAGCAGAAGATGGTACAAGTGGTAAAATAGGCCGTTATCTCTCTTTAGTGAACTACAATATAAACCCAATTACTTCTGCCATGTTTATTACGGCAACAGCTCCTAACCCACTCATTGTGAGTTTAATTATCAGTGAAACCGATCCTACACATGAGCTTAGTTGGTCTATGTGGGCAATTGCGGCTTTTGTACCCGCTATCGTTTCATTAATTTTAATGCCTATTGTTATTTATCTACTTTATAAACCTGAAATAACCAGCACCCCGAATGCACCACATTTTGCTAAAGAGCGTTTAGCACAATTAGGGCCTATTTCATTGCCTGAAAAAATAACCCTTGCCGTCTTCGCATTATTATTAATTATGTGGGCAGGCGTCCCTGCACTGTTATTTGGTGATGGATTTAGCGTTAATGCGACAACAGCGGCATTTATTGGCTTATCTATTTTATTATGTACAGGTGTTTTGAATTGGGATGATATTTTAAAAAACAAAGGTGCATGGGATACCGTAGTTTGGTTCTCTGCATTAGTAATGATGGCATCCTTCTTAGGAAAATTAGGACTAATTAAATGGTTGTCACTCAGTGTTGGGGCAAGTATTGATAGCATGGGAATAAGTTGGGTCAGTGGCATGATATTACTGGTATTAATTTATGTTTATTCTCACTATTTCTTTGCCAGTACTACCGCCCATATTACCGCTATGTTTGCTGCTTTCTATGCCGCAGGTTTAGCCCTTGGCGCCCCACCAATGTTATTAGGACTTATCTTGGCATTCTCATCTTCATTAATGATGTCATTAACCCATTACGGTACTGGTACTGCACCCATTATTTTCGGTTCTGGCTACGCCACATTGGGCGAATGGTGGAAAACCGGATTTGTGATGAGCGTAGTTAACCTTATCGTTTGGATAACCTTGGGTAGTGTATGGTGGAAGGTACTGGGATATTGGTAAGGTTTTAAAAATATCGCCTTAAATAAAACAAATATAAGATGCCTAGTTTATTATTAGGCATCTTATAAAATTAACGCCAAATATCGTTACTTGCGATAATTGACTCTGATTGATAATGACTTTTTTTATTCTCTATTTTATCTTTATCAACAACATGTTGAACATCATCAAAAAAGTAATTTAAATCGACATCAAAAAGATAGGATAAAATATAAATACTTTCTGCATGGATGTTTGACTCACCATTTTCAAAACGAGATTGATGTTGCTGGCTTATTCCCAATAAAGCACCAAACTCACTGCCACTCATACTGTGTGTTATTCTTAACTCTCTAATTTTAGCGCCAACTAATCTTGATATTTCTTTATTCATAACATCTCCGAAAAATAAAATTGATAATATCAAAAATACACTCATTAATTATTCGTACAAAATATTTACCGTAGCAATTGAGTTAGCACTTCCTGGTGTTATAGTACTTCCTGTTTTTATATAACGTGCTTTCCAACCAAAAATATAATCGCCTGATGCAACCTGATTTTGTAAACTATTTTTAGTATTTAATTTAATAGGATTATTATTTTTATCTAATAACTGAATTCCAATTCCTGTTGCTGAATTTGTACCTGATAACTTTAATTTGCCTGTATTTACATCAATATATCCAGCACTACTCGTCACAGTGGCTTTAATATTGGTACCTGCAGCACAACTTAGCGTAATGGGAATATCAACATTTTTACTTACATCACCAATATTTTTAAATTGGGTATCATACCAAGTGCCCATATTAACATTGTAACTAGATGATTTGGTTGAACATTTTAAAGAGTTTATTCTTATTGCATTTAACGGTAGAAATAACGATGTTAAATTCCAAGTAGTATTGCGAGGTGCAGTATTATTCTGCACAGCTTTAGCAACCTCTCCCAATTTTAAGCTTCCTGACTGTGTTACTTGGCCTGTTTTTATTATCTGCACTCTCCAATAAGGATTGGGCATATGATATGTTTTACCAACTTCAGTAGACTTACTAACCCAGTCAAAATTAATAGCACCTATATTATTAAAATAAACTTTCACTCCAATTCCAGGAATATTTGTCTGTACAATTTTATTCGCATTAGGCACCCATCCATTAGTATATTTCGCAGAAATTGATGCATTACCACATTGCCCATCAGTACCTGAGTAGGTATTTATAGGTCCATTTTTATAATTGATCTGAATTTCTTCTAATACACGAGTTCCCATATCATCATATTGAATTGAATAGACTCTATTCGGTATATCAGCCCTAATATTTCTGAGATTTGGATTTTGAATACAAGCAGAAAAAGTATACGTGGAATAAAATAAAGCCCCACTTAATAAAAAAATAGATTTAGTGCTTATATGGCGCATTTTTATCTCCTAACTTATCTATTATTTTAGTTTTCATCTCTTTTTGCTCTTCTTCATCTAAAATAAAAAATTGGCTTAAACAAATATCAAAAGCACGAGCATATTGATAAAGTCTATCTAAACTAACTCTATTAATACCTCGTTCATATCTTGATTGCTGTTGTTGACTGATACCAATTATTTCCGCCAGTTCACTTAAAGTGTACCCATTCATAGCTCTATAATAAGCTATTTTTTTTCCAATCATTTTTGATTCCGGGTAAATATGACTCATTTTTATTTCCTTTATTACTCATTAATTATAAAGAAGCGTGAATTCAAGATGACTTTTAAATGAACCCACTGTGATATTACTTCCATAACCTATAATTCTTGCCGATAAAGGAAATTCAGCATTGTGTGTCTGCTGATTAACGTTCACTATTAATTTTTCATTATTTTTTATAATACTTTTATTTAATTGTGCTGCGATATTTAATGCCGTATTTTTTGCTGTGCCACTATTAATAAAATACTCTGGATAATTAGGATCAACAATCCCTTTTAAGGTCATTGTGACTTTATTCGTTGTTATTGGGCAATTTTTTAACTTTATAGAAAAATTAACCCAATCTGAATTTTGATTGTTTTTAATATTTCTAATATTTATTTTATTAAGATCAATCAAGTAATTTTTTGTTTCTAATTCACAAGGTGATGCAATCACAGAGCCATAAACATTAATATTAACAACACTTGCTACTGCAAAAGGAGAACATAAAAACAATAGGGATAATGGTATGATTTTATACATAATATTCTGCCTCTACCTATAGATTATGGTTGCTGTAATTTTTGCAGATACCGTACCTGGAGTGGCATTTCCAAGTTTACTAAATGCCCGTGTTCTTAAAGGAATATTCACTGATGACTGGCCATTAACCGCGATATACAGTGATTTTTGATTACCTAATGGTATTAATCCATTACTATTTTCATTCTGCAATTGCACGGCAATATTCTTTGCAGTTCCTTCATTTTTATATAAATTATTGACATCAGCATTATCTGGTGTACCAGTAAATGTTAGCTTTACTTGATTTATTGTGGGTGAACAATCAATTAATTTAATCGTAAAATTATTCCACACCGAACTCGAATTTGTTGTCTTAAATAAATTTGCAGGCATTTCCTTTAAATCAATATTAATATTACTTCCTCCAGAAATATTACAAGTTGCAGCTCTAATATTTCCAGAAAAATTAACAGTAACCGTATTCCCAGCGAGTAAAGGAAAACTTATTATTACACTGGTTATTAAAATAAAAAATCTTATTAATATAGTCATTTCACTTTCCTACGCGTAGCAAATATCGACAGCTATAAAAGAAATAACTGGGTTTAATATATTAGCTTTAATGCTATTTAAATTTACTACTGACAAGTCACAGCGACTTTATAGAGTCCTAAATAATCAAGAACACCTGATAAATCATAATTTACATGACATGTTTCATTGTTGTATTTAATAGTTAAGTTTCCGCGTTGTTCTAACCCCGATAAATAAACCTCTCCATCATTACCAACAATACTATTCAATTGGCTGTTATCTTTAAAAATAACTTGAGCACCAAATGGAACTGGTTTTTTATTTGCAAGATTAACCGTCATTAATACGCGATGACCTACGTTAGCAGAAAAATCAGCTTTAACTAAAGCCCCTCGACTAGGCGAAATCGTTTGGCTCGTCAATTCCATTTCTGTATTTTCAGGTAACATTAATGTATCAACTTCTAAAGTATTCTTTCGATACGGCGTAACATAAGGCACTAATGCATAACCACGACTATTGGTTTTGACCCCCGCTTGATTTAGTATCGCAATATCTTTAGCATTTGGAATATCAACAATTGCAGAAGTTTCACCCAGTTGTTGTCCAAGGACTATTCCTCCAGAGTGAGC
Protein-coding sequences here:
- a CDS encoding anion permease, with the translated sequence MNKLTPLRPIPTLIAVSITLIIWFLIPVPQGVDPNAWHLLALFVGTIAAIIGKALPIGAVSIIAIALVAVTGVTNPNSTKAAIGDALSGFSNDLIWLIGISIMVSMSLNKTGLGARIGYYFISLFGKKTIGIAYSLAIAETILAPVTPSNTARGGGIIHPIMRSISDSFNSKAEDGTSGKIGRYLSLVNYNINPITSAMFITATAPNPLIVSLIISETDPTHELSWSMWAIAAFVPAIVSLILMPIVIYLLYKPEITSTPNAPHFAKERLAQLGPISLPEKITLAVFALLLIMWAGVPALLFGDGFSVNATTAAFIGLSILLCTGVLNWDDILKNKGAWDTVVWFSALVMMASFLGKLGLIKWLSLSVGASIDSMGISWVSGMILLVLIYVYSHYFFASTTAHITAMFAAFYAAGLALGAPPMLLGLILAFSSSLMMSLTHYGTGTAPIIFGSGYATLGEWWKTGFVMSVVNLIVWITLGSVWWKVLGYW
- a CDS encoding helix-turn-helix domain-containing protein, whose product is MNKEISRLVGAKIRELRITHSMSGSEFGALLGISQQHQSRFENGESNIHAESIYILSYLFDVDLNYFFDDVQHVVDKDKIENKKSHYQSESIIASNDIWR
- a CDS encoding fimbrial protein, coding for MRHISTKSIFLLSGALFYSTYTFSACIQNPNLRNIRADIPNRVYSIQYDDMGTRVLEEIQINYKNGPINTYSGTDGQCGNASISAKYTNGWVPNANKIVQTNIPGIGVKVYFNNIGAINFDWVSKSTEVGKTYHMPNPYWRVQIIKTGQVTQSGSLKLGEVAKAVQNNTAPRNTTWNLTSLFLPLNAIRINSLKCSTKSSSYNVNMGTWYDTQFKNIGDVSKNVDIPITLSCAAGTNIKATVTSSAGYIDVNTGKLKLSGTNSATGIGIQLLDKNNNPIKLNTKNSLQNQVASGDYIFGWKARYIKTGSTITPGSANSIATVNILYE
- a CDS encoding helix-turn-helix domain-containing protein — encoded protein: MSHIYPESKMIGKKIAYYRAMNGYTLSELAEIIGISQQQQSRYERGINRVSLDRLYQYARAFDICLSQFFILDEEEQKEMKTKIIDKLGDKNAPYKH
- a CDS encoding fimbrial protein, whose translation is MYKIIPLSLLFLCSPFAVASVVNINVYGSVIASPCELETKNYLIDLNKINIRNIKNNQNSDWVNFSIKLKNCPITTNKVTMTLKGIVDPNYPEYFINSGTAKNTALNIAAQLNKSIIKNNEKLIVNVNQQTHNAEFPLSARIIGYGSNITVGSFKSHLEFTLLYN
- a CDS encoding fimbrial protein produces the protein MTILIRFFILITSVIISFPLLAGNTVTVNFSGNIRAATCNISGGSNINIDLKEMPANLFKTTNSSSVWNNFTIKLIDCSPTINQVKLTFTGTPDNADVNNLYKNEGTAKNIAVQLQNENSNGLIPLGNQKSLYIAVNGQSSVNIPLRTRAFSKLGNATPGTVSAKITATIIYR